Sequence from the Prunus persica cultivar Lovell chromosome G5, Prunus_persica_NCBIv2, whole genome shotgun sequence genome:
GATGGGATGCGAATCCCCTTCAAACGCACCAATAAAAACAACCACAAACAAACGTGTATATATCTCTTAGGCTTTGCTTTGTACATAATATGATCGATACAATTCATATGCGTACATGTaagcacagagagagagagagagagagagagattacacACACACCCCTCCATGTACACAGGCAGACGCAGGGCAAAAGGCAAAGGCAGCAGGGCAGGGCCAGGGAATGAAAAAAGGCGTAGAGCTAAAAAACTGACATGACAAACTCACAAAGCATTGTCTTGGGAACGGCCGACCCAACACAAGTTAGTGGGGGACAATCAAAACGTTAGCCACGAACAAACCATTTACACTAtgctatattattattatatattctctctctctctctctcttggagGAGGGATAGCTAGCTAATTCTAatccttttttaatttaattttgattttgataaagACGAGACTGACGTTGCTGGCCTTTTCTTATGCAAAATTTAGTGCTTTGTTTTACCGATTGTCCACTCTgcctatctctctctctctctctctctctctctctctctctctctctctctctctctctctctctctctccttctcttaaTTATTTGCCAAATAATAATATGCCAACCTACTTAAGTATAATTAATTAGGCATATGTCTCCCAACCCAAGCACTAAACGACTAAAATCAAAAGCGAAGGAGAAGGATAGAAGGAGCAATTTGCTTCTCCCATTCCCATACAAGTGCGTGCTGCAGCATAGCATTAGATTATATTCTCTTGCTAGACCCTCTCCCTCTGTCTCTCTACCTCTAGACCTACCTcttccttcaatttctttcttagTGTCAGCCGTATTTGTGGATGGATGtagaaattaaagaatatTCAACTGTCATTTATATCCTTCCAAAATCTTTTTTGTTAGTCAAATACAATTTTTTGTTATCTGTGTTGGCCGCTGGTATATTCAATCTTTAACCTAGATAGCTATACTAGTTGAAGCCCAAGCCGAAGATAAATAGGTACTAAATATCATATCTCCAATACGAGTGAATTCATTTGAACTGTATAAATGACACACATGTACGTATTTGAACGGGTATACCACATATAATGCATTTCAAATCAATAGACAATTATAGCTAAGCTTGGAGAATAAATTCTAATTTTTCAATAGAGATTATACTTCTTTCTCCACTCTGCACAAATTTTCAAAGAAAGTATTGCTTAGTAGATGAATAATATATCAAGTTATTCAACTTTAATTTCAagtattttgaatttcttgcTATCTATCTATTTGAGCCCACCCACCATTGTGTAGTGGCATGACTAGATTGGGgcaacaataacaaaaaagtCTCAAGTTACGGAAAAGTATGTTGTGTAGATCGACATCTAAGGGCGGCTTTTAGTATAGTATAAGTGGCGCTATCGCACAAGGTTCTTGATTTTTGAAGtctcttaattttttatattttatattatatatattaatattgtgAAAACTGTACATATACTCAAGCATGCAGCATATTGAAACTAAAGTGTATCTAGTGGAGCTGATTTTTctccttataaaaaaaagaaaaaaaatgtattttcgtccactaaaaaaaaaccgaaaaaaatCTTATCGACATCcatttgatgatgatatgattatgaCATCCCATTTACTCGCATGGGATCATCTACCATATACGTACCAACCACTATACATTTGTATGCATGCATGTTGTATTATATGGAAGGCCTACGATCATGCATACAGTTTGTATATATaacttattataattttttttgagaaagttTTGTATTGGATAATATTACAACCTTTCAAATTTGGCACAACCAAAAAGCACCAAAAGGAGCGGAGATTCATGCGGGCTAGCTTGCAAAAGCAGTTGTTCAAGTAGAGCCTTTCAAAGCTGTTTGCCAAAGCCTAGATTATATTGCTCCAATATGGAATTTAGTGACAAGAAAGATTCAGTTTCTAGAacatggatgattgattggtttgGCATATTTTTTACTTCCATGGcttgtaattaaattaaatataattttcttatATCAAAatggatatatttatttatttttggtgtcCAACTGAAAAAATGggatttaactaattaattaagaagaaaccaaaatacccacaaaaactctctctctctctctctctctctctctctctctctctctctctctctctcacacacacacacacacacacagagggATCACTTCCGAAAAAAGTTACAACTTTAGGAAATTCTAAACAGCAATGGAGGAGCATCTTGACCCAATTGTAGAATATTAGGCTGCACGCCGGTATTTGGTGCAGGGCAGGCCATGGATGATGGCAAAGTCTGCTTGGGGTTGGGAGCAGCAGAGCCAATGGGTACAATTATGTACTGACAGACAATAGCATAAAGATTAttagtgtgttttttttttctggtgcGGTGCCATGCTGAATAGCCATAATATGCCCATACTGTAGGTAACCCAATCATCAACcccatgcatatatatatatatatatatatatatatatatggagttAATAAATTAGGTTGCAGTACATGAAATTTACATGAAAATAGGGGAAGGGGCAGATTACGTACTCAGGGACCAATTAGGTTGCATTGCATGCCTTGATGTTTAGCTTTTGAGTTTCATACAAGAAATTAACCTAAGCTAGCTAGAAAGCAACATGTGATGTATACAGCAGCAATAATTACACACAATACTAAACACTAATCTTGTATATAATGTCATtctattctatatatataatcatgaGATACTCCGGATTCAAATTAAAGTCTTATCAGCGTGATCCtaaaagttttttattttttatttttataattgcaAGTGCATCCTAACTACTACTGCACGACTTTGATTATAAGCACTTTGTCCTTTTGTCATTAATTTCTAAAAGCCATGAGCTCTTTTTTGAGCATTTCCCTTTTCTTATATACATATCAAATTATTATaagataattttatttttcagtatAAACAATAGTCTAAGTTATAGAGGAATGAgttttctctcacacacacaactatgatgCTATGAAGATTCAAATCTATTGCCTGCAAGTCAATACTATTTTCCTTACACTGGACTAGATCCCATTGACATTATAAGTGTGTATTATTAACTGGTTAACGCTCAAGCGttcatgtaaaataaaaaaaagttaataagTTAAGAGAGAGTGGAATTAGGTTCAAAACACATTAATAAGGGCAAAACaggtaaataaataataataataaaagttaAAGTTTGACAGGCACTAAGTTTATTATATGCATGATGATCACTTGTATCGTTAGCATGTATGCATGGGCGTGTTTGAAGAAGCAAGAggtttttattaaaagaaaaagacgatTTAGAAAGCCCCAAAGAGACATGATGAGATTAATAGTGAGAAGGAAAGGTGTGAAGAAAAGGTAATCTGTGTAACTAAAAGAATAAGAAAGGAGTGAGAGAAAAGGAGAGGAAACCTTAGATTGTGACTATTGTCTCCCAATATTCCAAACAGGTCCccatcaaaatcaaacccCCACCCCCatcttataaattataatggagggtccttctttctATCTACcactacatatatatatatatatctataattaatcagaaaaataatccCCATGCCaagtccaagaacaaaaataaaaaagaaagaaagaaaataggatTCCAagctttttcatatttgtggtGGACAAAGGAAATCtatagtaaaagaaaaaaaatgagaataGAACAGGAAGAAAGTTATCATCACATTCACATCAGCCactttttccctttgttttttttttttctgtagcTTAATTTAAATGAAATTCTTCAAAATagaattgaaggaaaaattaTAATTCCTTAATAAAACTACGGAAACCttgttttataattaaatgcaCTACAAactgattttacaattttactaggaaagacaatttcaaactcattcattcattcattcatcttcttctatttctcatctttgcgttgtaattaattatgagCTTGCTGCAGCAGCTTGCATGAATGCAAAAAGCCATTGTTGGTCTCCGGCTCCGCTCGCTTTCTTCATAGCCCCAACAAGATGTAGTAGACAAGCGTTATGGGCAACGCAATCAACATTCCAAATATAACTCTGCCATTCATTTCAATCATTACTCTGTTAATGTCTGATTAATTGgtaaacaaaataacaaaaataggctcgaaaataaaatatacttACCCTGTGCTGAGAATATCAGGGTGTACATTGTATTCCTTAGCAAAGACAAAGGGAACAATTCCTTGGGGTAGAGCTGCCTGTTATTTGGTTTGGCAGTACACAGtacaaacaaacacaacaaGGCTGTTAACAACAAGGccacacatacatacatatctTTGTTCTTTCTTGTGCTGTGTCACTGTGTGTGCATAATTACTTAGGGCCAAACCAAACAAGTCCTTGTTTACTTAATTataatagaaaatagaaaatactgGGTTGGATTGATTCAGTCTTTATTTGGCATTGGAATTTCTTCTTATAATATCCCATGTTTATGAAAAGCAGTGAGATGCCATGATGGTTTTGTACAATATTacaaaagaagaattaaattaaatgaatatcttcagagaaaaagaataaaaaagctTATCTTGAGGTAGCagaatattattataaaagtGAAACTTTTGAAGCATATGTAGCTATGTGGGATTGCTTTGGTTGTGTCAGAAGGAGgcagaagagaaaaaatggagagagggagagagagacctgAACAATGGCAACGTGCAAGAGAGTGCCTCTTAAGCCAACAGCAATGGAAGCAGCTGCCATGACAGCTGGACCTGTAAGGAATCTCACAGCCATAGTAAAAGCTGCAATGGAATTTCCACATGCTATGATCCTCGGTTGCAAAGCCATAAACAGACCTGCAAATCACATCAAAAGGGAAAATTAGCTAACAGCATGCTCATCAGACACCATCATCACTACACCATCACACCACTGTCACTCAGTCAGTCAGTCAGTCATCCTCCTTTGATTTTGAAAGAcctttcatcatcatcaccaccaccacccaccaacccattattattacatcaaaacccaaacccaaagCCCCAAGCAAAAACTTggccaaaaaagtaaaaacataaatagtgaaagaaagaaaagattcttaatataaagaaaacccaacattatCATAACCCTACTGTTtgctttctttgctttttttgccagtttgtttgcttgcttttttttttatccaacAATTAATAATGAAAGGCAAACAACGgagggtttttcttttgtgaaagAGATTGTAAAGGGAGTGTGTATGGTATAGTATACTGACCAAGACTGAACATGGCCATGCCAAGTCCTGCATCAGATAGTATGGCAATGGACTTTGCTATAATGGCTGGCATTTGAATATGCCACCTACaacaaaaatcatcaaaaagaAGAGATAATCAAGAATATTGTATTGCACCAATGCTAATGCTATCTGTGGAGGAGAATTGATGTGCTTTTGAAAATGTGCAAAGATTTTGTTGGATTCACTTCACTCTCTGAGGCTGTGAAGCAGAGAAAGGGACAGCTAGCTAGTAACAAGTACCTGAATGAAACTAGAGACCAGGTGAGGCCAATCAAGCTTGAGTAAGTGTTGGGGTTTCTGATGAGTTTTCTCCAAACCATGATCAGAATCAGCCTAGTCATCACACTGGTTGGAGGCATCACTTTGCCCTTCCCATCCCCTGCTGCTTTTTCAGCTTGCTCATGGTTCATGTTCATCTGATCCCTGTTGCCAAAGCTGAAATCATCTCTCTCCAAGTACTCTTCTTGATTCTCTCTACGACCTTCCACTAAAAATCAAAGCCCCATCTCACATGTAAAACCTCAAAAACAagttaattatataaaaaagaacacTGAACAAATTCAATAGGATGTACCTTTTCCAGGAGACACAGCCAATTTCACCTCTTTTTGGTCATGAGCAGTACCATATTCATTGCTTCCAAACACATCTGAAACAGGAGAGGCACTGGAACTCCAGACAAACATATGAAGATCCTTACCACCATCCTCTGGCTTCTGCTGAGCTTGCCCATTAGGCCTCTTTGCATTAATGgcattactattattattagcaGCAGCAACGTTTTTGGAGGCTGTAGGTGAAAACATTCCTGGGTTCGGTGCCGGGTAATGCGCTGTCGTATTGTTACCTTGCTGGCCGCCGTGGTAAAACCTTGGCTTATTACCTGTAGCGCTGACCACACCAGTACCATCTTCCTCATAATTTGACGGCCTTGGAGTTGGCCCTCTGGATGCAGAGAGCCCATAAACATCTGAAGAACCAAAGTTGGAGTTCCTCCCAGCCGCCATCATAGAGTAAAAGTCTGTGTGATTGAAACTAGACCCTCGTGGAGTTGGGTTTCTTGAAGACTGCAGAGAGTAAATCTCTGCATTGGTGAGGTTTGAAGGCCTTGGAGTTGTGGACGACAATCCCTGAGACCTTCTTGAAAAGATATCAGACCTCGAAGCATTTGATTTCCTCACAGTAACATGAAGCTTGCCGTCTTCTTTGATTTCAGCTTCAGTTTCAAGTGGCTGCCTCCCATCCAATGACATGATGTCAGAATCAACATGGATGGAGACAATGGAGCCAGCAGTGTCTGGGAACTGTTCGGAGATGAGCAATTTGGCACCTCTGTATTCAAACATGAAGAGCATCAAAGTGTACCAAATAATGCACTGAAGCACAACAATTTGGACCATGAGGCTTCCTGAAAAATCGCCATACATTCCTTTGAGCAGGGGGATGCCCATGACCAGAGTGTTGGGCAGAGTGGAGAGGGAAAACAGAGTGATGGTCCATTCCAAGCAGCCCCTTTTGCTGACTTTGGTCCAGACAGCAAGCACAGCAAGAACGATGAGCTTCTGGAGAGTGTCAGCTGCTATGAAGCGAGTGTTCATGTTGTAAGGGTCGTTGGAGGAGATGAAGTGGAAGGAGAGGAGTGGGACTGCAAACAGAGCCACAAACCTGTTGATGCCAGAGCACTGGTCAGGGGTGAAGATCTTCCACCATTTCACTGAGCCATAGGCTAAGATCATGGCCACGTAGAGTGGAACCACTGCAGTCATGACATGGTAGAAGTCAGATAATGAGATCATCTTGAATGAATCTTGATGATCAGTTCAGTTGTAGCCCAAATCaggaaaattaattaagcttATTGCTTGCTCTGTCTCtgtaaagaagaagaagaagaagaagaagaagaagaagaagaaggaagatggaggtggtggtggtggtggtggtggaacTGATGATGAAAAGGACAAGGGGAAAGGGAATAGGAGGAGAGCatgtgttttggtttttggggtAGTGGGTAATAAGCAGAAGAATACAGCAATATTTTTTGAGCTTTGAGAGTTGCGAGAGAGCGAGCAAGGTTGCACTTGCAGTCCCCAAAGCACACACACACTCAGCTCAGCTCAGAAAAGTATTTgctttatattctttttgctattgtatatttattatttcggtttgtttttttcctttttgttttaagtTGTATTTTGATGtataattttgtgtttttgagtttttgggtTAGGACAGGAGGAGAGAAGGGAGTGGCATTTGTCAGTTGGTGCGTGGCTCTATCTTGTTTGTATGGAATGGATCATGGATGGGTCTACTGGTTGCATAAAGCAGAGAAAAAGCATTTTGGCTAGAGGTGGCGGTGTCTCTAACAACTTGTTTCATTGTTTGTTTGGGA
This genomic interval carries:
- the LOC18776768 gene encoding probable auxin efflux carrier component 1c codes for the protein MISLSDFYHVMTAVVPLYVAMILAYGSVKWWKIFTPDQCSGINRFVALFAVPLLSFHFISSNDPYNMNTRFIAADTLQKLIVLAVLAVWTKVSKRGCLEWTITLFSLSTLPNTLVMGIPLLKGMYGDFSGSLMVQIVVLQCIIWYTLMLFMFEYRGAKLLISEQFPDTAGSIVSIHVDSDIMSLDGRQPLETEAEIKEDGKLHVTVRKSNASRSDIFSRRSQGLSSTTPRPSNLTNAEIYSLQSSRNPTPRGSSFNHTDFYSMMAAGRNSNFGSSDVYGLSASRGPTPRPSNYEEDGTGVVSATGNKPRFYHGGQQGNNTTAHYPAPNPGMFSPTASKNVAAANNNSNAINAKRPNGQAQQKPEDGGKDLHMFVWSSSASPVSDVFGSNEYGTAHDQKEVKLAVSPGKVEGRRENQEEYLERDDFSFGNRDQMNMNHEQAEKAAGDGKGKVMPPTSVMTRLILIMVWRKLIRNPNTYSSLIGLTWSLVSFRWHIQMPAIIAKSIAILSDAGLGMAMFSLGLFMALQPRIIACGNSIAAFTMAVRFLTGPAVMAAASIAVGLRGTLLHVAIVQAALPQGIVPFVFAKEYNVHPDILSTGVIFGMLIALPITLVYYILLGL